The DNA sequence ACTGACCCACTTCCAGACCGTCGACGATGTCGTACGCCGGCTGGCCTTCCGGGCCGAGCGCACCGAACAGGTACGGCACCTGCTGAAGGTCCTGGTCGCCACCGGCGCCGCCGAGGAACGGCAGATCAAGGGCCAGACCGTCTACCGCGCGGTCAAGCAGCCGGCCACCGCGCTGCCGGAGCGCTATCAGCCCCGCTACGAGAACCTGACCTCGTGGTACGGCGAAGGCCACGCCGAACTCATCCGCAACGGCAACAAGGGCATGCTCGGCGACGATCTGTCGTTCATGCGCTCGCCCGACGCCGCCATCGCGTTCAACCGCGACTTCGAACACGCCTGGCGCACCAACCTGCAGAACCCGCTCTACGAGTTCGGCCGGATGATCGCCGTACGCGAACTCGCCTCGCGCGGCCACCGCTTCCTCGACCTGGCCTGCGGCCCCGGCTTCGGGGCGATGCGGCTGGCCGAGTTCTCCGAGCAGCCGGCCACCATCACCTGCGTCGACAAGTCGGCGGACTTCCTCGACATCGCCCGGACCAACGTCTACCCGCAGGCGACCGTCACGTTCATCGAACGCGACCTGAACACCGGCCTGCCGCCGGTGGTGCCCGGCTCGATCGACGGCGTGCTCTTCAACGGCGCCTTCCACTTCATGCAGGACCAGCCGGCCCGGCTACGGGAGATCTGGCAGGCCCTGCGGCCCGGCGGTGTCTTCGTCCTCGGGCACTGCTTCAGCTACAGCGGCTTCGCCGACGAGGCGATGCACGACTTCTACTTCTCGCTGCTGCGGGACAAGGCGTACGTGCTGCCGTGGGCCACCCTCAAGGACGTCGTCACCGAGGTCGGATTCTCGATCTTCAAGGAACTGCACCGCGGCAGCCACAGCTACCTCATCGCCGAACGCCCGGTCGGCGCCGTCGGCCCCGCGATCCAGACCGACTTCACCGACCTGGCCGCCCAGGTGAAGGTCCTCGGGGGTGATGCATGCCAAGAGCAATGATCATCGGGCTGGACTGCCTGGTGCCCGACGTGCTCGAGGCACCGATGGACACCCTCATGCCCACCGTCGCCGGCCTGGCCCGGCGCGGCATCGGCGGCGTCCTGCGCAGCACCCTGCCGCCGATCACCGTACCGGCCTGGACCAGCATGCTGACCGGCCGCGACCCCGGCGAACTCGGCGTCTACGGCTTCCGTAACCGGCGCAGCTTCGGCTACGACGACCTGGTCATGGCCAACTCGACCTCGGTACGCCTGCCCCGGCTGTGGGACCGGCTCACCTCGGCCGGGCGGCCGAGCATCGTCGTCGGCGTACCGCAGACCTCCCCGCCACCGGCCATCGACGGGGTGCTGGTCTCCGGCTTCGAGGGACCGATCGCCGGTGGGGCGTACACCCACCCGGCCGGCCTGGCCACCGAGATCGACCGGGTCGTCGGCGAATACCTCTTCGACATCCCAGACTTCCGCTCCGCGGGCCTTCCCGACGTGCTGCGGACCGCCCGGCTGATGACCGAACGCCGTTTCACGCTCATGCGCCACCTGGTGACCACCCGCGACTGGGACTTCGCGATGCTCCACGAGATCGCACCCGACCGCATGCACCACTGCTTCTGGCGCTACCACGACGAGCGGCACCCCGGACACCCGCCGGACTCGCCCTACCGGGACGCGATCCGGGACTACTACCGGTTCCTCGACGAGCGGGTCGCCGAACTGATCGACGCCGCCGGGCCGGAAACCGCCGTTCTCGTCGCCTCCGACCATGGCGCCACCGCCATGCACGGCGGGGTGTGCGTCAACGAGATCCTGCGCGAGGCCGGGCTGCTGACCCTGCGTGCCGAGCCGGACGGACCCACCCCGCTCACCGCCGACATGGTCGACTGGTCGCGCACCAGGGTATGGGGCGAAGGTGGCTACTACGCGCGGATCTTCCTCAACGTGGCCGGCCGCGAACCGGCCGGAATCGTCCCCCGCGAACAGGTGCCCGATCTGATCGAACAGATCCGCGACCTGTTCGGCGTCACCGACCTCGGCCCTGCCGGGATCCTGCGCAACGCCGTCCACACACCCGCCGAACTCTACCGCCGCGTCCGGGGAATCCCGCCCGACCTGCTCGCCTTCTTCGGCGAGGAGAAGTGGCGGGCAATCGGCAGCGTCGGCTTCGGACAGCGTTGGGTACGGACCAACGACACCGGCGTCGACGAGGCCAACCACTCCCGCAACGGGATGTTCGCCCTGGCCGCCCCCGGCCTGGCCGCCGGCGCCCCGCGCACCGCCTCCATCCTCGACGTCACGCCGACGATGATCGACCTGCTCGGGCTCGACCCGGATCCGACCCTGCCCGGGGAGAGCCTGCTCGCCCACCAGCCGTTCGCCCTGGCGGCCGACCGCGGCGAGGTGGATGCATG is a window from the Polymorphospora rubra genome containing:
- a CDS encoding class I SAM-dependent methyltransferase, with product MKSQESLFTAAIESAHIFDNAVREVSQTSGLLSALTHFQTVDDVVRRLAFRAERTEQVRHLLKVLVATGAAEERQIKGQTVYRAVKQPATALPERYQPRYENLTSWYGEGHAELIRNGNKGMLGDDLSFMRSPDAAIAFNRDFEHAWRTNLQNPLYEFGRMIAVRELASRGHRFLDLACGPGFGAMRLAEFSEQPATITCVDKSADFLDIARTNVYPQATVTFIERDLNTGLPPVVPGSIDGVLFNGAFHFMQDQPARLREIWQALRPGGVFVLGHCFSYSGFADEAMHDFYFSLLRDKAYVLPWATLKDVVTEVGFSIFKELHRGSHSYLIAERPVGAVGPAIQTDFTDLAAQVKVLGGDACQEQ
- a CDS encoding alkaline phosphatase family protein, which codes for MPRAMIIGLDCLVPDVLEAPMDTLMPTVAGLARRGIGGVLRSTLPPITVPAWTSMLTGRDPGELGVYGFRNRRSFGYDDLVMANSTSVRLPRLWDRLTSAGRPSIVVGVPQTSPPPAIDGVLVSGFEGPIAGGAYTHPAGLATEIDRVVGEYLFDIPDFRSAGLPDVLRTARLMTERRFTLMRHLVTTRDWDFAMLHEIAPDRMHHCFWRYHDERHPGHPPDSPYRDAIRDYYRFLDERVAELIDAAGPETAVLVASDHGATAMHGGVCVNEILREAGLLTLRAEPDGPTPLTADMVDWSRTRVWGEGGYYARIFLNVAGREPAGIVPREQVPDLIEQIRDLFGVTDLGPAGILRNAVHTPAELYRRVRGIPPDLLAFFGEEKWRAIGSVGFGQRWVRTNDTGVDEANHSRNGMFALAAPGLAAGAPRTASILDVTPTMIDLLGLDPDPTLPGESLLAHQPFALAADRGEVDA